From a single Capsicum annuum cultivar UCD-10X-F1 chromosome 12, UCD10Xv1.1, whole genome shotgun sequence genomic region:
- the LOC107849982 gene encoding protein NEGATIVE GRAVITROPIC RESPONSE OF ROOTS-like translates to MKFFNWMNNKFNGGQETKKSNAVPISTNYRNEEFKDWPDSLLAIGTFGNRSSNLKESTQPEHNISHLKNIEDDDEQSSSSPDLAEFTPEEVGKLQKELTKLLSQKTQAVVKSELVEIQNDDTILPLDRFLNCPSSLEVDRRINSNRFSSANCSDNFDYNEEEMDRTIRVIIGRCKDVCSKQKQKKSIGKKSISFLVKKMFVCTSGGFGPAHSLRDTFTESRMEKLLKTILSKKIHPQNAPRTSTKRYLEDKHPQKVEKEEKKREKTCDDGSKWVKTDSDFIVLEM, encoded by the exons ATGAAG TTCTTTAATTGGATGAATAACAAGTTCAATGGGGGACAAGAAACCAAGAAGTCTAATGCAGTTCCAATTTCCACAA ATTATAGAAATGAAGAGTTCAAAGATTGGCCAGACTCATTGTTGGCAATTGGAACTTTTGGCAATAGGAGCAGTAATCTTAAAGAAAGTACACAACCAGAACACAACATATCACACCTTAAAAACATCGAAGACGATGATGAACAAAGTTCTTCATCTCCAGATTTAGCAGAATTCACACCTGAAGAAGTTGGAAAGTTACAAAAAGAgttaacaaaattactatcccaAAAAACGCAAGCTGTTGTTAAATCTGAATTAGTCGAGATCCAAAACGATGATACAATTCTTCCATTGGACAGATTTCTTAATTGTCCATCAAGTTTGGAAGTTGATCGCAGGATTAATTCCAACAGATTTAGCAGTGCTAATTGCTCAGATAATTTCGATTACAACGAGGAAGAAATGGACAGAACAATAAGAGTGATCATAGGTAGATGCAAAGATGTCTGTAGTAAACAGAAACAAAAGAAATCAATTGGGAAGAAATCAATATCTTTCCTTGTCAAGAAAATGTTCGTTTGTACAAGTGGTGGTTTTGGTCCAGCTCATAGTTTACGAGACACATTTACTGAATCAAGAATGGAGaag CTTTTGAAAACAATTCTTTCCAAGAAAATACATCCCCAAAATGCCCCTCGAACATCAACAAAGAGATATTTAGAGGACAAGCATCCACAAAAAGTAgagaaagaggaaaagaaaagggagaaaacTTGTGATGATGGATCTAAATGGGTGAAAACAGATTCTGATT tTATTGTCTTGGAAATGTAG